Sequence from the Castanea sativa cultivar Marrone di Chiusa Pesio chromosome 12, ASM4071231v1 genome:
CTTTTCTTCCCAAGACTACTATTTTGgagaaaataattttctctccaaatttgGAAGAAAAGTAGGGGAAGAGAGTAGGTTTGATGGGAAATTGCCCATTTGTCCTCCCCTGTTTAAAATTTAGGTACGttacatttttttcccttaactTCTAGTTTTTTCccttatatattattaattttttcttggtAGTAGGGGCATAGGATTTTTTTAtcctctaatttttcttttaattaaacaaaagattttttttttaacaaacaaagGTATACAGATTTCTTCGAGTGTCTAATTATTTCCTCGGATGTTTGCACTCCTCCGTTCCACACATACTAAGTTATTACAGGGATAAATCTTTTAGTTGTAGCTTTAAGATGTTGGCAAGATGTTTCGAACCCAGGTTTTCATGGATATCATCAAATCTTATGAATTACTTAGCTAACCTCTTGGAGTtaacaaaaaagttttatatCCCTTCACTTTTCCACCCCACCCAAACaccatgagaaaaaattaaaatttcttctATCCCCATTTTATATTTTGCCTTAAGCTCTTCGACAAGGTTCTTCAGCTCCTTCACCTCGTCCTTAACCTTAGCCGCCGCCTCAGCTCGATGCCTACAATGTGCCTGCATTTCATGATTTCTTGCCTCCAGCCTAACCCTTTCGTGATCCATCTTAGAAGCTTGTCTAGACGTTGCCATAAACTTTGGCATAGCCTGTATAAACAAAATTGGTTAAAAAGATAAGTGAACGAGAATATCAATTATGAAAGATTcaagacaaatatatatataaaagagatcCTGAATTGTTGAACGTTCAAATTCTTTCAAAGACATGTCATAGCACACAACATCCTCGTCAGTCATAACTTGTTGGAACCTTTCCCAAGCAAGACCTTCACTCTCAAGAATATTCATAGGAGTGCTTCTGGGAGGTTTGGACGAAGTGGTTTCAGCAGGCTTGGATGGAGTAGTTTCAGTAGGGTTGGTTGAGTCTAGATCAAGGATCTGTACAAACGGTAGCTTGGTAGAAGCAGGAGGGACAATAGAACCGGGCTTGACAACTTCGGATTTGGACGACCCATGTTTTGCCTTCTTGTGGTCTCAACGACTTGGAAGACTTCCTAAGTCTATCATCTTAGATAGAGTCTTCCTCTTATCTCCTGCAGCTGGACAAGGCTGAGAATGAGTTTCTTGCATGGTCTCCTCGTCTACCAAACCTTTCCCCTTATTCTCCTTCATATTTTCCATTCCTGCAAGGAAGAAGAGTGTTAAAGTTTGGACgaagtaaataataaaaatgcgAAGTATGAAACTCACGTCTATGTGTGGTAAGTTCGTTAACTAACGCTTCCTTAGTTGGCGTGGGCCCTAGATTCCAAATAGCAAGACGATGTAAGGTAATCAAAGAATGAAAACCTCTATCAATAAATAGACGAGCTCATTGGACGCCTTCGAGTTAGAATTTCCTTAAAGAAGGTCTTCATACAgctgtaaaaaagaaaaaagaaaaaagaaaaaaaaggaggttAGATGAATACAACAAAAGATAGATATAAAATGAAGAGTAAAAAGAGACATACCCTTTGGACAAAGGTTCCCCGTCTTGCCAGTATAGGGAGGAAATGAATCTCTGCCTACCTCAAcagggtttccagcccaaaaccTAGAGGCGAAAAGAACTCAGTCTTCCAATTCTTATCAGACGTAGGGAGGGACTTAACTAATCTACAATTTGAACCCTTAGCTGTGAATTGGTAAAAGTCTTGGGATTGACTAATTTCGGAGGGTTTATAATAGTATaggaactcgtccacagtgAGAGAACGGTTCCCATTAAATACTTCCCTCCACAAAATCTGCATAGAGACAATGAGCCTCCATGCGTTGGGATTAAGTTGACTAATTCCTACACCTAACCTAAAGAGTATTTCTCTGGTAAAAGCATTAAGAGGTAACCTAAGTCCTCCTAAAACGTAAGTCTCATAAATATCTACCCTAAAACGAGGCTAACAACACCATTCACCACAGACAGCCAATCGAGGATTAAGCTCGTTTGGGATCTGATACCAACTCCTAAGTGAAGTAAGTCTTTTCTCATTAGTTTTAGAAGGGACACCTATTGCACAGCTAAACACGGTCTCCTCTCCacttgaagaagaagacgaGGGGGCATTGGTGGACGTATCGGCATGTGACCCAAAGGCCACCCTCATCCTCAACTCCTCTTGGAGGACCTCCAATGGAACCCCAGGAACCTCGGACGTGTATTTCTCGTCCGTGGTGTTTCCTCCATTACTACTACTCCTACTACTACTACTGCCACTAGAACCATTACTAATAGAGCTATCATGATACTCATCTATCTCCCTATTATCGCTATTGTTAGACAAAGATACTACAATTTCagatattttgaaaaactaaaggaaAAACTAAAGATGAGAGGGAGAGGATACCTGGCTCTAAACGAAGAAGGCCCAAGGATGAAAGAAGACTTCTAGACAAAGCGCTGGACGACAAATGTCTGagaagaaaatatgagaaatgtGAGAGGGTAAGAGAGGAATatcactatttataggcaacaGAGCTGGTCACTAGAAATAATGCAACCAACCAAAAGGAGCCACGTGGCACTTTGCTCGAAGAATGAAGTGACATGATGGTTGAACTTTAAGATTGCACCACGTGTCAACATCAAGGGCcaggttcaaaaaaaaaaaaagttaaagcaATGATGATAGGCAACACAAGGACAAGGGGGAAATTGATGGGAATCAACTAAGTATAACTTGTCCTTGGTTGTCGTCCATAGTTTAGCCACGTCTAGAGAGAACCATCCAAGAATGAGAATATGCATAACACTCATCCGTCGGTAATAATGAGATCTAGTAAAGGAAAGTCCTCCACGGACGGCTCTATCTATAGACGATTAGGTACATGGACGACAAAATTATACTTGTACAGAAGATCCTCCAAAGGTTTTACACAAACAAAACATGACATGTTGCTCGATACATGAAAGTGATTCCTTGTACTTTGCTACACATACCCCACATTCTTCATTAACCACCAACATCACCCAGGATGATGGTGGATCCAAATAAGTAGACCCACGTCTAATTCTCTATAAAAGGAGTAAATCCCATCCACCCAAGGCAAGTTCTAACcattcactattttttattcttgtgttttagagagaaaactgacttaaaTGTCAGAGGGTCTTTGGCTGGGTCACACTGATCACCTTtggtatttttttctttctttttaggacTTAAAGCCATTATCATAGCTCAAAACATCAAATATGTAAGGTATGCACTTTAATAGATCATATGTGTAACATCAAATTTCAATCTAGCTAAGTATTAGAACAAAATCATTGATTtaagaaaaaggggaaaaattaatattgaaattgttttttggtAATACCATTTTGCTTCtttacataaattaaacaatGATTGGGAGACAATTTCTCATTAAGATATCATCGATATCAATTCATAAAGAagtgaatatataaaataactttcAATAAGGAAACATGGTTTCCTTgatctcaacaaaaaaattgcaaatccTTAGCCCTCATGAATGAATGTGAAGAATTTGAAGGAGAGGGACTCACTTTTAAATGGAAAGGTAGATTCAATGTCAAAAGTGGtggttttagaatttttttccagaatagttattaaaaaacttaaattttaaaaaattaataagaattaaattaaatatactgacattacaaaaaaaaaaaaaaaattcacaaataaAAGGAATTTTACAATAAGATATTGTAAACAAGTGCTTTAAGGACATatgttaaaaattaatataaatgcTATTATGAGTgtaatagataatttttttttataaaaaaaatacacttgtTAATGATACATTGGCTTACATTCATAAAGTAATGTGTACTTTTTGTATATATGCATACAATTTGacttaagttaaaaaaaaatagtcctGGTAACAAGTGCCCTTAAGGGCACATGCTaaagattaataaaataaaatacacatgTTAATAATTCATTGGTTCTTACAcacacaaatttattgtaaatgtATATGATTATTAGATATAAgtgtaatttgaattttatttttttaaaatgtataaaaccattattttattatatcttaACCATGGTTTTAGTCATTAAcaaaattctttatatatatatatatatagaaactaACCCACACGACTTGATGCCACTATTAAACTGAGCGGCATTGACTCTTTGtgcaagttttttttctttttttggtagtgTAGCACGTGCACATAATTTTGTACCATGTCAACTcttgaattttgtttaaaaagttCTCTCAAATACAAACTATACCAACGGTGAGCAAAATCTCGTgagttcaaatatttatttagggTTGTCAACAATCCGTATTAgcctaaaatttttatttttttagagtatataatttttttttcctccaatttaGGGTGTTCATGTGAACACCCTGAATGCTAAAGTATAgtaattgatatcaaaaaatttgatttttttttttaacaaacaaacaaaatacaaaacagaTTTTGGCATCAAATGATTATGAATAGAAgcaaaataaacacaaaatttttcaaactcAAGCACCAAGCAAATCACAATTATTTAGAACACCCAAAATTCTTTTCActtaatcacaaaaaatcagTATCTTTGTGATCAGTTTGATTGAAGAGAGACCAACCCCATCACCATCAATATGAAAAACAttgattgaaaaaagaaaatacaaagagATTGAATCCTATTGAATCTATAGAAATAGAAGGCCATGTCAAAATGGAGATTTTTCCCCTTACTTTGATGTTTGTTTTCTGTGTGACCCTGTTCTCACTCTTAACAACCTGTTTTTGTCTTAtgtttaagggtattttttttttttaaattttttttttgagaaaccccTTTTAGCCTTAGACTCTTAGTTTTTAGGGTACTTTCGtactcttctttttatatatatatatatatatatatatatatatatatatatatatatatatatatatatatatatatatatatatatataaaagagaattTCACTCTTttaactgaatttttttattgttaaaaaatatcctcattaatgaagggtaacttaatttagaaataaggtcataaatgtcaaataacaaatttcattttgaattaaaaaagagggctcttaaattttaggattttttttccttcacgtttaaaaaagaaattacagttaGTGCTTATTTATAaagtttatcttttttaatttcttgatttttttaaaattctaaattataatagatgcaaattattatgtattaacctctattcaaaaaaatataagagcGTCTGAGCACACAcgcgtgagcgcgtgctcaaaagctagtgtgtgtgtgtatatatatatatatatatgattatctatactattatttaagaggattttcttgtttggattcctcattttttagttcaaaaatgtccctacaaccttatgtttaagtagagataaaattaaaagacaatccggtaaaaatataacttttaattttctctaaaatattacctaaaaaataggaccactctcctgttaattttaaatttctttatcaacttataaattagaatttcaaaataaaaattatatatatgtactagcctcatcacatgcgctttgcgcgtgcgatgagagttttttttagaaaaaaaaaactttgtttttttttttttatagaaaaaagaactctgtgtttttattatatatataatttttattttgtgaatctaatttataagtggataaagtaatttaaaaatgaacAAGAGAGTGCTTTTTTTAGCAAAACAAAActctatgtttttattatatatatatatatatatatactttttattttgtgaatctaatttataaatggataaagtaatttgaaaaataataggagagtggtcttattttttaggtaatattttagtGAAAGTTAGATTTACATTTTTACCagattatcctttagttttgtctctacttaaatataggggTGTAAGtgaatttttgaactaaaaaaaaatgaggaatccaaataggggaagccccttaaataatagtatcatttttattttctgaatctaatttataagtggataaagtaatttgaaaattaacaagagagtgcttttttcagcaaaaaaaaaactccatgtttttattttatatatataatttttattttatgaatctaatttataaatggataaagcaatttgaaaattaacaggagagtggtcttattttttaagtaatgttttagtggaagttagagttgcatttttactagattatcctttagttttatctctacttaaatataggggTGTAAGGtcatttttgaatttaaaaaatgaggaatccaaataggggaagccccttaaataatagtatagatatacaaaattatatatatgtgtgtgtgtgtgtatatatatatataaattagattcCTTATTTTCATGGTTCTAAAATACCTCTAcatccctatgtttaagtagagataaaactaaaggacaatccagtaaaaatacaactctaacttctattaaaacattgcctaaaaaatagggtcactctcctatttatttttaaattgctttatccacttataaattaaaatttcaaaataaaaattatatatataaaataaaaacactatttttttgggtacaaaatagaaccactaaaaaaaagcctcacttataatttaaaatttaataaaaattatatatataaaataagaacacgttttttttttgctacaaaataggaccacaaAAAAAATCCTCATTGCATGAGCAAAGCACGTGTGATGagtctagttattatttacaaagaaattttttttaatttattgttatttttttaaggcttaaattattattattattttttgttggcaTTTAGACTTCCCATAAAGGAGAGTTTTATGTATATGATTCATATACAGAATCTATTCTTATGTGAGAGAAGAGCATGATACATCACATGCATTGAAtaattttacaaactatttaGTGAGATCTAGTTATGACACTTACAAACCTTTTTGTAGTGTCTTATAAAACCCTCCGTAGGTGGTAAATAGTTTAGTTATGACACTTACTTCTCGAGTTTTTATAAACCTTTATTTCATCAGTGCTTAaaatgcttcttcttttttcccttttttgtaCTTGAGTGAGCACTTTAAggatatttttcaaaaactatttATTATTCTTGTTCGAATGTttctcataaatatatgatagtATGTGTAGATTCATAAGCTGcatgtaaaaattaataatggaGTAGGTATTTTCTTACTTGataattttgtaaaagttaACTTTTTAATGTTGAGAAAAGAATGTTTAATACTCAGAAGAATTAAagggaacttttttttttataggaattaTAGGGGaattataaaagatagaaagaagACCTAACATATGCTTAACCTTGcaaaaattttgattagtaAATGAAATCTTCAGTTTTTTTACAGCATGATTTAATtatgtgattttcttttttaccaatttctttttccaTGTATAAACAAGTTTCAAAATTAAACTCAATGCCTAATCGCATCTAGCTCCCAACATTTTTTATCTCAGCCAAAAGATAGAACCACAAAACTAGGACAATATGGGTCTTAGAAATTTGTACCCCTTCTCTTAGCCAATTTGCAATTTTTCAACTTTCTTCTAATTCCAATTGAATGGTGAATgcaaatttcaatcaaatttcGATTGATTTGTCCCAATATTTAGCTGCAATTACTtttgatatttgaattttttaacaaaattttcctGATCTTATTTTTCCGTGCCCAAGTTTCATGTCATTCCTACTTGGTTGATCGATTCAAGTTTTATGGGGAAGAAATATActtctatttgatatttctcTCTCCCTACAGTCCTACCCTACCAAGCTATTCTCGACCATATATTGTATGTTCAAATCAGTACAAAAATAGTTGATCGAATCCCAATGAATTCTAAATATCAAGATTGtcttattcagcaaaaaaaaaaaaaaaaatcaagattgtctttaaaaaaaaaaaaactaaatcaagATTGTCTTTATTCCCagaccttttattttttctattcaaGCCCACCAAGATTGTTACACACCACACACGAACACGACGTGCATGCCTTTAGGATTGCTAATTCTTCACCGCAAATTCCTTGCAACAACTTCGAAATCTGAATATAATGACAAAAACTAAGTTCATTGATTGGTTGGGAGCAAAAATAACTCATTGAGAGACACACACACCCCTGGAATTTTTTGCTTGTGAATCACTTGGCAACTAGTGCTAATTAAACGTATGCCAAGTTGTTTCCTTTAGGTACACGATGATGCTGATTTCCAACGTTTCTTACACtgcaaatattatttttcatgtttttatctTGGACGGACAAAGATTTTTCAATTCAAAGTAATTCTTGACAGCTGGTGCAAGATGAGAATTAGATTGGTCCAGTTGTTGGTGATAATAACAGTATTTTGTCTCCATTGGAGAAGAAGGATGAATTCAATTGAATTTGGTTCCAAGCTGTGATTGAATAGGACTCTCAACTTGTGCAAGTGATACCAGTCCCCTTTGAATGTGGTAAGCAACAACCATTCCCATCGATGCTCTTCTACACGCTATGTCTCTCTTCTCCAAACCCTCTTCACTTGAAACTGGTTGGAGATCTCTCGGCAAACACATGGAATTTTTCAAAGATCGACGCACTCATATAACAATCACAGTCTGCCTTTTGTCCTTCTGTTTACTCTATGTATTCCTAACCCCCCACATCGGTTTCACGCCACACTTTTCATTACCATATCAACCATGTACACTCTCTAAGACGGTAAGCATCATCAAGATTAAGATTCAAGAATagcatattataattattgttttcttgttttttcttcaaatatgaATCTATGATGTTGATTGTTTATATAAATCTGattttgtgttcttatattatatatgtgttatataagtgcAACGTGACCAACAAAGATGCACTCGAAGCAGCTTTATCTGAGGCTTCAATGGGGAACAAGACCGTAATAATCGCTGTTGTCAACAAGGCTTATGTAGAAGGCGATAAGCCAATgctagatttgtttttggatagtTTTTGGCTTGGGGAAGATACAAGAAAATTGGTTGATCACCTTCTACTTGTTGCGGTCGATGAGACATCGTTTAAACAGTGCAAATTTCTTCGGCTTCATTGCTATAGGCTCCAAATGGACGATGGGGTAGACtccaatggtgagatggtttaCATGTCTGATAGTTTTATCAAGATGATGTGGAGGAGAACCCTGTTTCTTGGAGAAGTACTAAAGCTAGATTACAGCTTTGTTTTCACGGTACGTTTCTATCTCAAATTTATGAACATTATTATAgggttatttaaaaaatcataaactaaATTTGAGCCGTGTGTTTGTAGAATTTATCATCACATGATTAAGTTTATCAAAAATCAATGTTAACGTTACTTAATTAAAGTTAGTATTTAGAGCTGTCCACTGATTTAATGAATCTAGATATTTATCAAATTATGCACCCAACAAAGATTACTTACCTCTGAAAGTGATTCTATCTTAtcttatatttgttttattatatattccTAATCTTTTATTAGGATTACAGAATTAGTCTTCTATTAGGACCATAGAACTTGAAGGTTACGAAATGATCAAGGGTTTTTCTCCttctcaataaataaatcattgGTTTTTCTAATCCATGACCATATTTTAGAATAAAACAGAATAGGAATATTATGTAGAGGCTGAGTATGTATGATGGAATTTTTTGAAACTGAAGTTAGGAGATTGATGTTGCTTGAACtcaaaatagtagaaaaaagagagaattttcaAATTCTTCCCAGTAGGTAGTAGTCTGCTTTTGTATAGAAGTATTAGAGGTCTGAATCATAATCTCAAGCATAGGGCTTACACATGATTAAATTAACTTTCGACTGTTGCCATGTTGTTATAATGTTGTTATAATATTGAAGGTGCGCACTGCATACTTCTATAATTAGCtaggataaaaaaagaaaaagaaagaaacaatgtGGCCAGCTACAAAGCacacaaatattcaaaattttggcTGCATGTTTTGCAATAATATTCCATTAATACTTGAAGCAtatagattcttttttttttttttaatgagaaatatataaaattttttat
This genomic interval carries:
- the LOC142621196 gene encoding uncharacterized protein At1g28695-like, coding for MSLFSKPSSLETGWRSLGKHMEFFKDRRTHITITVCLLSFCLLYVFLTPHIGFTPHFSLPYQPCTLSKTCNVTNKDALEAALSEASMGNKTVIIAVVNKAYVEGDKPMLDLFLDSFWLGEDTRKLVDHLLLVAVDETSFKQCKFLRLHCYRLQMDDGVDSNGEMVYMSDSFIKMMWRRTLFLGEVLKLDYSFVFTDTDVMWLRNPFPMLSQNERIDLQISTDKFNGNEWSEANHINTGFYFIRSNNKTISLFDAWYAMKNNAVGLKEQDVLKKMMHEGVFKGLGLTVRFLDTNYFSGFCKDSKDFKAVRTVHANCCLTISAKLKDLMAVIHDWERFKRASTDKSLSTAWSSHVACSHTWKS